From Diospyros lotus cultivar Yz01 chromosome 4, ASM1463336v1, whole genome shotgun sequence, a single genomic window includes:
- the LOC127799525 gene encoding anthocyanidin 3-O-glucosyltransferase 2-like, which yields MTNELPPPPQAELVFIPIPGRGHLQSTVEMAKILVARNPSLSITLLTMRHPFDDPRPPNEEDPHDSASSSDAQSQLSKDAPQRIRFVELPQDESTAGPQKPRSGKDFAKVIAGYKNAVRDAVSKIISGNPNVKLAGFVIDMFCTPMIDVANEFGVPTFLFFTSTAAFLGLLFHFQALQDHHNQDFTLFVDPHPDLSVPSLSRPIAVKYLPSVMMDKNGGAALVISMSRRFRETKGILLNSFTELESYAIQSLSQDDSIPKIYPVGPVLSLEVEGGKTDVQQYEAIMSWLGEQPESSVVFLCFGSMGHFDKEQVSEIAHALERSGHRFLWSLRRPPPKDAPGFPTDYEEDLKEVLPEGFKGEMGKVIGWAPQVAVLSHPAVGGFVSHCGWNSTLESLWFGVPMAAWPLYAEQKLNAFELVKELEVAVEIKLDYKRDFITRETTEVVRAEEIERGIRQLMGEDDGSTSRRRRQKVREMSEKSRSSVREGGSSYKSVGRFIDDLLVLMNSS from the coding sequence atgacGAACGAGTTGCCGCCGCCGCCTCAGGCAGAGCTGGTTTTCATCCCCATCCCTGGCAGGGGCCACCTCCAGTCGACGGTGGAGATGGCCAAGATCCTAGTTGCCCGAAATCCCAGCCTGTCCATTACCCTTCTCACCATGAGGCACCCTTTTGATGATCCGCGTCCGCCCAATGAAGAAGATCCCCACGACAGCGCCTCCTCCTCCGATGCCCAATCCCAGCTCTCTAAGGATGCCCCCCAAAGAATCCGGTTTGTGGAGCTTCCCCAGGATGAATCCACCGCCGGCCCGCAGAAGCCCAGGTCAGGCAAGGACTTCGCCAAGGTCATTGCCGGTTACAAGAATGCTGTCAGAGATGCGGTCTCCAAGATTATTAGTGGTAATCCCAACGTCAAGCTAGCAGGCTTTGTTATCGACATGTTCTGCACCCCCATGATCGACGTGGCTAACGAGTTCGGAGTCCCCACCTTCTTGTTTTTCACGTCCACCGCTGCCTTTCTGGGCCTCCTGTTCCATTTCCAGGCTCTCCAAGATCACCACAACCAGGATTTTACCCTGTTCGTCGACCCGCATCCTGATTTATCCGTTCCATCTCTCTCCAGACCAATCGCCGTCAAGTACTTGCCTTCAGTGATGATGGACAAGAACGGCGGAGCCGCCTTGGTCATCAGCATGAGCAGGAGGTTCAGAGAAACCAAAGGGATTCTTCTCAACAGCTTCACAGAGCTAGAATCCTATGCCATCCAGTCCCTGTCCCAAGACGACAGTATCCCCAAAATCTACCCCGTGGGACCCGTACTCAGCCTGGAGGTGGAGGGCGGCAAGACGGATGTTCAACAGTACGAAGCCATCATGAGCTGGCTGGGCGAGCAACCGGAGTCTTCGGTGGTGTTTCTATGCTTTGGGAGCATGGGCCATTTCGACAAGGAGCAGGTGTCAGAGATAGCACACGCTCTGGAGCGCAGCGGGCACCGTTTCCTGTGGTCCTTGAGGCGGCCTCCGCCAAAGGACGCGCCGGGTTTCCCCACCGACTATGAAGAGGACCTGAAGGAAGTGCTGCCGGAGGGGTTCAAGGGAGAGATGGGGAAGGTGATAGGGTGGGCGCCGCAGGTGGCGGTGCTGTCGCATCCGGCGGTGGGAGGGTTCGTGTCGCACTGCGGTTGGAACTCGACCTTGGAGAGCCTGTGGTTTGGGGTGCCGATGGCAGCGTGGCCGTTGTATGCGGAGCAAAAACTGAACGCATTCGAGTTGGTGAAGGAATTGGAGGTGGCGGTGGAGATAAAACTAGACTACAAGAGGGACTTCATCACGAGGGAGACCACGGAGGTAGTGAGGGCGGAGGAGATAGAGAGGGGAATAAGGCAGCTGATGGGTGAAGATGATGGCAGCACCAGCAGGCGGAGGCGGCAGAAGGTGAGGGAGATGAGTGAAAAGAGCAGGAGCAGCGTCAGGGAGGGTGGCTCCTCGTACAAATCTGTCGGACGCTTCATTGATGATTTGCTTGTTTTGATGAACAGCAGCTAG